A segment of the Candidatus Methylomirabilis sp. genome:
GCGGTGGTGCGGGAGGACGGGCTGCTCCGAAGCGACGGCCGCGGGATCCTGGGCGCGGATGACAAGGCCGGGTGCGCCGCGATTATGGAGGGCCTGCGGGCGGCGGTGGAGGCTCGGGTGCCCCGCGGGGACCTGGAGGTCGTCTTCACCATCTGCGAGGAGGTGGGGCTGCTGGGGGCGACGCACCTGGATCTCGAGGGGCTCCGGGCGAAAGAGGCGCTCGTCCTGGATGGGGAGCAACCGGGGAAGGTGGTCACTGCCGCCCCGTCCGCGGACCGTCTCGAGATCCGGGTGCACGGGCGGGAGGCCCACGCCGGCGTGCGGCCGGAGCAGGGCGTGAGCGCCATCCGCGTGGCCGCCGAGGCCATCGCTGCCCTGCGGCTCGGGCGGCTGGACGAGGAGACGACGGCCAACGTCGGGACCATCGAGGGCGGAAGCGCCGTCAACGTGGTCCCGGGGCTGGTCCGGATCCGGGCCGAGGCCCGGAGCCACAACGAGGCGAAGCTCGACGCCCAGGTCGCTCACATGCGGGGCTGCTTCGAGGCGGCGGCGGCGCGGCACGCGGTCACGGTGGACGGGACGCGCCATCCCGCCCGGGTGGAGGCGGAGGTCACCCGCCAGTACTCCCGGATGGCGGTGGCGGCCGACGCGCGCCTGGTCGGGCTCCTGCGGGAGGCGGGCCGGCGGGTCGGCGTCGAGGTCCGGACGCACCGGACCGGCGGCGGCCTCGATGCCAATGCCTTCAACGCCCGAGGGATCCAGGCTGTCGCCATCGGCTGCGGCCAGCGGGCAGTCCACACGCCGGAGGAGCACTGCGTCCTGGCGGACGTGGCGGCCGCCGCCGGGGTCATCCTCGAGGTGCTGCGCCTGAACGCCGGGGGCTAGCCGGCCAGGGCTTCCTGGGTGTCGGCGAAGTTCTGGATCTGGCGGGCGAACTGGATATCCGGCAGCAGGACTTGCTTCGTGATGCGGTCCGCGCAGGCGAGGGTCACCCGGGAGCCCGCGATCCGGATCTCCGGGTGCTGGCCGGTGATCTCCGCCAGGTCGGCGATGCTGTTCACAAAGGCCAGGGCGCTCCGGAAATCCGGGAACCGGTACTCCCGGATGAGCGCCTGCCCGTCGAAGCGCCAGCCGGGCAAGTGAGCCAGGTGCTTCTGGATCTCCTCGTCCGGGAGCCGGTACATCCTCCCACCTCCGGGGTTTCTCTCTACTCCTCTTGCTGCCGCCGCGTCAACAGAAAATCGCCGCGGCGCGAGGCCGGCTCCCCATGGTGATCCTCGAGTGTCGGGGCGTCACGCTCCTCACCCACGGGGCCGACGGGGCCGCCCCGCGCGAGGTGTTGCGGGGCGTCTCTTTTGCTCTCGAGGCCGGGGAGCGCCTGAACGTCGTCGGCCCCTCGGGCGGCGGCAAGTCCACCCTCCTGCGCCTGCTCAACCGGTTCGACGATCCCGATCAGGGGACGGTCCTCTTCCACGGGAAGGATCTGCGGACGTATGACCCTCTCGAGGTGCGGCGGCGCATCGCCCTCACCCTCCAGACCCCGGTCATGTTTGACGGGACCGTGCGGGACAACCTGCTGCGCCATCCGCCGGAGCGGCGGGCCACGCTCACCGAGGCCGACCTGCGGGCAGCCCTGGAGGACGTCGCCCTGGACGGGTCCTTCCTGGACCGTCCTGCGGGCGAGCTGTCCGGGGGGGAGAAACAGCGGGTAGCGATCGCGCGGGCGCTCCTGATGCGCCCCGAAATCCTCCTCCTCGACGAGCCCACCTCGGCCCTGGACCCCCAGGCGGCCGGCCACCTGATCGAGACGGTGACCACGCTGAACCAGCAGAAGGGACTCACGCTGGTCGTGGTGAGCCACGACCTCAACGTCATCCGAAGCCTCTCCGGCCGCCTCCTCTTCTTGGCCGGAGGCGAGGTCCTCGTGGACGCCGAGACCTGCGCGTCCCTGGAGCACCCCACCCACCCCCTGGTCCGCGACTTTGTCGCCGGGAGGGTGCCGTGACCGAGGTCCT
Coding sequences within it:
- a CDS encoding ATP-binding cassette domain-containing protein gives rise to the protein MVILECRGVTLLTHGADGAAPREVLRGVSFALEAGERLNVVGPSGGGKSTLLRLLNRFDDPDQGTVLFHGKDLRTYDPLEVRRRIALTLQTPVMFDGTVRDNLLRHPPERRATLTEADLRAALEDVALDGSFLDRPAGELSGGEKQRVAIARALLMRPEILLLDEPTSALDPQAAGHLIETVTTLNQQKGLTLVVVSHDLNVIRSLSGRLLFLAGGEVLVDAETCASLEHPTHPLVRDFVAGRVP
- a CDS encoding M20/M25/M40 family metallo-hydrolase produces the protein AVVREDGLLRSDGRGILGADDKAGCAAIMEGLRAAVEARVPRGDLEVVFTICEEVGLLGATHLDLEGLRAKEALVLDGEQPGKVVTAAPSADRLEIRVHGREAHAGVRPEQGVSAIRVAAEAIAALRLGRLDEETTANVGTIEGGSAVNVVPGLVRIRAEARSHNEAKLDAQVAHMRGCFEAAAARHAVTVDGTRHPARVEAEVTRQYSRMAVAADARLVGLLREAGRRVGVEVRTHRTGGGLDANAFNARGIQAVAIGCGQRAVHTPEEHCVLADVAAAAGVILEVLRLNAGG
- a CDS encoding 4a-hydroxytetrahydrobiopterin dehydratase, which produces MYRLPDEEIQKHLAHLPGWRFDGQALIREYRFPDFRSALAFVNSIADLAEITGQHPEIRIAGSRVTLACADRITKQVLLPDIQFARQIQNFADTQEALAG